In a single window of the Lepidochelys kempii isolate rLepKem1 chromosome 21, rLepKem1.hap2, whole genome shotgun sequence genome:
- the BLTP3A gene encoding bridge-like lipid transfer protein family member 3A isoform X1, with product MKIFLWGGMSDLTLYYKKRKGNIGPKLLLSLSLRFTKNLSPDKINLSTLKGQGQLTNLELDEEVLQNVLELPTWLAITRVYCNKASIRIQWTKLKTHPICLYLDKVEVEMRTCEEPRPPNGQSPIALAAGQSEYGFAEKVVEGMFIVVNSITIKIHSKAFHASFELWQLQGYSVNPNWQQSDLRFTRITDTQRGEVLTFKELTWQTLRIEADATDNGDQDPTTTPLRLITNQGRIQISLKRRTKDCNVVASKLMFLLDDLLWVLTDSQLKAMMKYAESLSEAMEKSSQQRKSMAPEPVLTTPPAPSAHQSWSQTFGGSLNASSISQYFEKYDMKESSYHLFISRLDLHICDDSHTRESGSSKHGVMGGAMQLTFRRMAFDYYPFHWTGDSCKHWVKYCETMETRGEWAKKLVNEFQSKMEKHCEEINAGSTKTPRSPFKKQPDILSSPHKSPPEKGCFQTLAPPASLLPLRHPSWNRLRSSCMVVRVDDLDIHQVSTAGQQSKKPSTLLSCSRKSLNLPDQVSAIHIEFTEYYFPDNQEFPVPCPNLYLQLNGLMFTLDAVSVLWVNLFFLDLYRSLEQFKAIYKLEDSGKLDEHVDVRLDGFRLKLSIPVEKKVTDHRDRPNALSIHTLEMTATNSRYDPHCSCSALQNIFRRFANSEFFHSTYTQFPKSQDNFSILHTLFLRHAYQVEARAQKCTGFAHSTWRTSASEDLWSVYFTQISLDFEGAESSKGRALNFIDPFPLSIWACLPKRWEQAQVSKLQASAASELKIKPSASFSNHAKYQDHTREPGLCQRSKTEQDLKSINKVPEAKDILGECDCDDGREDAQEMEASADIHMLAYSTAHVKMRLNHYQYLVLLRMKEILQTLQVQLAQDTQELTGSSLEPVTACMGIMFNSAEMALLMHPIPGSGSEPRSMDSDTTSLIESELSPSDSREGLATEEKELKSDARSKKESSSPSKVLEDSGIENTDVSMTVLPERLPGSLSDGALGAADPADPQSKSMAERGPVEEAHEAVEALDTERLSEPGSHPQTTLALSSRQSSDALPLESGDDLLQEQAELIPLKNLEVELSSALHMTKDATKEALHVTMDLTKEAMSITKDAFSLSREKMASTVEKMLSLPPTKEPVTKAEEGAATPVGGSSRRMHFFSMKRTASQHSFDATSLDGNCPEDRLSVDSDSSDGFVMLMDPEPSLDSLTPGQLLQDLHDAGSRASPMAEDKDRGTPDMNSSASQSGEDPSLQLVSVLVLKMNEVNCGIEARGDDLSLAVQVMEVTVEQLGNIGMWQYLQSSCVGDPSVEKLLATESNQTQPEVCLRLEIGPSAIVHSPLAVQNGFLHILIHSSCAELLMSSLTNLGPFLEDEMVPEVIPMKIEMVDAKITLKDDSPRVYPTSPGTIPITLVVDHIVVMRSDDGVFSVTAAQKEGLSLKKKSEQGLKEKKVPVKRLLAVPAGAVHEQQLKEAPALQKELHAMKIALAEANLDIGRLLQEIRKYDPLFQL from the exons ATGAAGATTTTTCTGTGGGGCGGGATGTCTGATCTTACGCtttattataaaaaaagaaaaggaaatattggACCAAAActactgctctctctctctctgag GTTTACTAAGAATCTCTCTCCAGACAAAATTAACCTGAGCACACTGAAAGGTCAGGGGCAGCTGACCAACTTGGAACTGGATGAAGAGGTGCTGCAGAATGTGTTGGAGCTGCCCACCTGGCTAGCTATCACCCGTGTCTACTGTAACAAGGCTTCCATCCGG ATCCAGTGGACGAAACTGAAGACGCACCCGATTTGTCtg TACCTGGATAAGGTGGAGGTGGAGATGCGAACCTGTGAAGAGCCTCGGCCACCCAATGGACAGTCTCCCATTGCTCTTGCTGCAGGTCAAAG CGAGTATGGCTTTGCCGAAAAGGTTGTGGAGGGAATGTTCATTGTTGTCAATTCCATCACTATCAAGATTCACTCCAAGGCCTTCCATGCCTCTTTTGAACTGTGGCAGCTCCAGGGATACAGTGTGAATCCCAACTGGCAGCAGAGTGACCTACGTTTCACCCGCATCACTGACACTCAGAGAGGAGAG GTTTTGACATTTAAAGAGCTCACTTGGCAGACACTTCGGATAGAGGCAGATGCCACTGACAATGGTGATCAGGATCCCACTACCACTCCTTTGAGACTCATTACCAATCAAGGCAGGATCCAAATTTCTCTCAAGAGAAGG ACCAAAGATTGCAACGTGGTGGCATCTAAGCTGATGTTCCTCCTTGACGACTTGCTCTGGGTGCTGACAGACTCTCAGCTGAAAGCCATGATGAAGTATGCAGAGTCCTTGAGTGAAGCCATGGAGAAATCTTCCCAGCAGAGGAAGAGTATGGCACCAGAACCTGTCCTG ACCACACCACCTGCTCCTAGTGCCCACCAGTCCTGGTCCCAGACATTTGGAGGCAGTCTGAATGCAAGCAGCATCAGCCAGTACTTTGAGAAGTATGACATGAAAGAGTCCTCCTACCACCTATTCATCTCCCGTCTGGACCTGCACATCTGTGATGACAGCCACACCCGGGAGTCAG GCTCCTCAAAGCATGGGGTGATGGGAGGTGCAATGCAGCTCACCTTCAGGAGAATGGCTTTTGACTATTATCCCTTCCACTGGACAG GAGACTCCTGCAAGCATTGGGTGAAGTACTGTGAGACCATGGAGACTCGGGGAGAGTGGGCAAAGAAGCTGGTGAATGAATTTCAAAGCAAGATGGAGAAGCACTGTGAAGAAATTAATGCTGGATCCACTAAGACTCCAAGGTCCCCCTTCAAAAAGCAACCAG acaTTTTGTCCAGTCCTCACAAAAGCCCCCCAGAGAAAGGCTGCTTCCAAACACTGGCACCTCCTGCAAGCTTACTGCCGCTACGGCACCCCTCGTGGAACCGTCTCCGATCCAGCTGCATGGTAGTCCGAGTGGATGACCTAGACATTCATCAG GTTTCCACAGCTGGTCAGCAGAGTAAGAAACCTTCCACCTTGCTTTCCTGCAGCAGGAAATCCCTCAACCTTCCAGACCAGGTCTCTGCAATTCATATCGAGTTCACAGAGTATTACTTCCCAGACAATCAGGAATTTCCAG TTCCCTGCCCAAACCTGTACCTGCAGCTGAATGGCCTGATGTTTACTCTGGATGCAGTGAGCGTGCTCTGGGTGAATCTCTTCTTCCTAGATCTCTATCGCAGCCTGGAGCAGTTCAAAGCTATCTACAAGCTGGAGGACTCGGGAAAGCTGGATGAGCATGTTGATGTCCGACTGGATGGCTTTAGGCTGAAG CTTAGTATCCCGGTGGAGAAGAAAGTAACTGATCACCGGGACCGTCCCAACGCCCTCTCCATTCACACCTTGGAGATGACTGCCACCAACTCGCGCTATGACCCTCACTGCAGCTGCTCAGCCCTCCAGAACATCTTTCGCAGATTTGCCAATTCAGAGTTCTTCCACTCCACCTACACCCAGTTCCCAAAGTCTCAGGACAACTTCAGCATCCTCCACACCCTCTTCTTACGCCATGCATATCAGGTGGAAGCCAGAGCCCAGAAATGCACTGGCTTTGCCCATTCAACTTGGAGGACCTCCGCTTCTGAAGACCTGTGGTCTGTTTACTTCACCCAGATCTCCCTGGACTTTGAGGGGGCTGAGAGTTCAAAGGGCAGAGCCCTTAACTTTATTGACCCTTTCCCCCTGTCCATTTGGGCTTGCCTTCCCAAGAGATGGGAGCAAGCTCAGGTGTCCAAGCTGCAGGCCTCTGCTGCCTCAGAGTTGAAAATCAAGCCTTCTGCTAGTTTTAGTAATCATGCCAAATACCAGGACCATACCAGAGAGCCTGGGCTCTGCCAAAGATCAAAGACTGAGCAGGACCTGAAAAGCATTAATAAGGTCCCGGAGGCAAAGGACATCTTGGGAGAATGTGACTGTGATGATGGCAGAGAGGATGCTCAAGAGATGGAAGCCTCTGCGGATATTCACATGCTTGCGTACTCGACCGCTCATGTGAAAATGCGGCTCAACCACTACCAATACCTGGTGCTGCTCAGGATGAAGGAGATTTTGCAGACACTGCAGGTGCAATTGGCCCAAGATACACAGGAATTGACTGGATCTTCGTTAGAACCCGTGACGGCATGTATGGGCATCATGTTCAACAGTGCTGAAATGGCCCTGCTGATGCATCCCATCCCAGGCTCTGGCTCGGAACCCAGGTCCATGGACTCTGATACAACGAGCCTGATAGAATCTGAGCTCTCACCCtcagacagcagggaggggctggctaCTGAAGAGAAGGAGCTTAAATCAGATGCCAGGTCAAAGAAGGAATCGAGCAGCCCCTCAAAAGTCCTGGAAGACAGCGGGATTGAAAACACGGATGTGAGCATGACTGTGTTGCCAGAGAGACTACCTGGATCCTTGAGTGATGGAGCTCTGGGAGCAGCTGACCCAGCAGATCCACAGAGCAAGAGCATGGCGGAGAGGGGCCCAGTTGAGGAAGCACATGAAGCCGTAGAAGCCCTGGATACAGAGAGACTGAGCGAGCCCGGCAGCCACCCTCAAACCACTCTTGCCCTTTCTTCCAGACAGTCCTCAGATGCACTGCCATTAGAGAGTGGAGACGACCTTCTCCAGGAGCAGGCAGAACTCATCCCCTTGAAGAACCTAGAGGTAGAATTATCAAGCGCGCTGCATATGACTAAGGATGCCACTAAGGAAGCCCTGCACGTGACCATGGACCTCACAAAGGAAGCCATGTCTATAACTAAAGATGCTTTCAGCCTGAGCCGGGAGAAGATGGCTTCTACCGTGGAGAAAATGCTCTCTCTACCCCCAACCAA GGAGCCTGTGACTAAAGCTGAAGAGGGGGCAGCAACCCCTGTGGGCGGCAGCAGCCGCCGAATGCATTTCTTCTCCATGAAGAGGACTGCATCCCAGCATTCCTTTGATGCCACCTCCCTAGACGGAAACTGCCCTGAGGACAGGCTGTCTGTGGACAGTGATAGCAGTGATGGCTTCGTGATGCTCATGGACCCTG AGCCTAGCCTGGATTCCCTCACCCCGGGACAACTTCTTCAGGACCTTCATGATGCAGGCAGCAGAGCGAGCCCAATGGCAGAAGATAAGGATAGAGGGACGCCTGACATGAACAGCTCAGCTTCTCAGAGTGGAGAAGACCCTAGCCTTCAGCTG GTCTCTGTTCTGGTGCTGAAAATGAATGAGGTGAACTGCGGGATAGAGGCAAGAGGTGATGATCTGTCACTTGCTGTACAAGTTATGGAGGTTACTGTAGAGCAGTTGGGCAATATTGGAATGTGGCAGTATCTACAAAGCAGCTGTGTGG GGGATCCAAGCGTAGAGAAGCTCTTAGCCACAGAATCTAATCAGACCCAGCCAGAAGTGTGCTTACGACTTGAAATAGGACCGAGCGCCATTGTGCACTCACCTCTCGCTGTCCAGAATGGGTTCCTTCACATCCTGATCCACAGCTCTTGTGCAGAGCTCCTGATGTCCTCCCTCACCAACCTCGGACCCTTCCTCGAGGACGAAATGGTACCTGAGGTGATTCCCATGAAGATAGAAATGGTGGATGCCAAGATTACACTgaag gATGACAGCCCTCGGGTGTACCCTACCTCTCCTGGCACCATCCCCATAACCTTGGTGGTGGATCATATTGTTGTGATGCGCAGTGATGATGGAGTGTTCTCAGTAACAG CTGCACAAAAGGAGGGACTATCTTTAAAGAAAAAGTCTGAGCAAGGTCTGAAGGAAAAGAAGGTCCCAGTAAAGAGACTCTTGGCAGTTCCAGCAGGAGCAGTACATGAACAACAG CTAAAGGAAGCCCCAGCATTGCAGAAGGAGCTGCACGCCATGAAAATTGCCCTAGCAGAAGCCAATCTGGACATAGGGCGCCTTCTGCAGGAAATTAGGAAATACGATCCCCTCTTCCAGCTTTGA
- the BLTP3A gene encoding bridge-like lipid transfer protein family member 3A isoform X3, translating into MKIFLWGGMSDLTLYYKKRKGNIGPKLLLSLSLRFTKNLSPDKINLSTLKGQGQLTNLELDEEVLQNVLELPTWLAITRVYCNKASIRIQWTKLKTHPICLYLDKVEVEMRTCEEPRPPNGQSPIALAAGQSEYGFAEKVVEGMFIVVNSITIKIHSKAFHASFELWQLQGYSVNPNWQQSDLRFTRITDTQRGEVLTFKELTWQTLRIEADATDNGDQDPTTTPLRLITNQGRIQISLKRRTKDCNVVASKLMFLLDDLLWVLTDSQLKAMMKYAESLSEAMEKSSQQRKSMAPEPVLTTPPAPSAHQSWSQTFGGSLNASSISQYFEKYDMKESSYHLFISRLDLHICDDSHTRESGSSKHGVMGGAMQLTFRRMAFDYYPFHWTGDSCKHWVKYCETMETRGEWAKKLVNEFQSKMEKHCEEINAGSTKTPRSPFKKQPDILSSPHKSPPEKGCFQTLAPPASLLPLRHPSWNRLRSSCMVVRVDDLDIHQVSTAGQQSKKPSTLLSCSRKSLNLPDQVSAIHIEFTEYYFPDNQEFPVPCPNLYLQLNGLMFTLDAVSVLWVNLFFLDLYRSLEQFKAIYKLEDSGKLDEHVDVRLDGFRLKLSIPVEKKVTDHRDRPNALSIHTLEMTATNSRYDPHCSCSALQNIFRRFANSEFFHSTYTQFPKSQDNFSILHTLFLRHAYQVEARAQKCTGFAHSTWRTSASEDLWSVYFTQISLDFEGAESSKGRALNFIDPFPLSIWACLPKRWEQAQVSKLQASAASELKIKPSASFSNHAKYQDHTREPGLCQRSKTEQDLKSINKVPEAKDILGECDCDDGREDAQEMEASADIHMLAYSTAHVKMRLNHYQYLVLLRMKEILQTLQVQLAQDTQELTGSSLEPVTACMGIMFNSAEMALLMHPIPGSGSEPRSMDSDTTSLIESELSPSDSREGLATEEKELKSDARSKKESSSPSKVLEDSGIENTDVSMTVLPERLPGSLSDGALGAADPADPQSKSMAERGPVEEAHEAVEALDTERLSEPGSHPQTTLALSSRQSSDALPLESGDDLLQEQAELIPLKNLEVELSSALHMTKDATKEALHVTMDLTKEAMSITKDAFSLSREKMASTVEKMLSLPPTKEPVTKAEEGAATPVGGSSRRMHFFSMKRTASQHSFDATSLDGNCPEDRLSVDSDSSDGFVMLMDPGN; encoded by the exons ATGAAGATTTTTCTGTGGGGCGGGATGTCTGATCTTACGCtttattataaaaaaagaaaaggaaatattggACCAAAActactgctctctctctctctgag GTTTACTAAGAATCTCTCTCCAGACAAAATTAACCTGAGCACACTGAAAGGTCAGGGGCAGCTGACCAACTTGGAACTGGATGAAGAGGTGCTGCAGAATGTGTTGGAGCTGCCCACCTGGCTAGCTATCACCCGTGTCTACTGTAACAAGGCTTCCATCCGG ATCCAGTGGACGAAACTGAAGACGCACCCGATTTGTCtg TACCTGGATAAGGTGGAGGTGGAGATGCGAACCTGTGAAGAGCCTCGGCCACCCAATGGACAGTCTCCCATTGCTCTTGCTGCAGGTCAAAG CGAGTATGGCTTTGCCGAAAAGGTTGTGGAGGGAATGTTCATTGTTGTCAATTCCATCACTATCAAGATTCACTCCAAGGCCTTCCATGCCTCTTTTGAACTGTGGCAGCTCCAGGGATACAGTGTGAATCCCAACTGGCAGCAGAGTGACCTACGTTTCACCCGCATCACTGACACTCAGAGAGGAGAG GTTTTGACATTTAAAGAGCTCACTTGGCAGACACTTCGGATAGAGGCAGATGCCACTGACAATGGTGATCAGGATCCCACTACCACTCCTTTGAGACTCATTACCAATCAAGGCAGGATCCAAATTTCTCTCAAGAGAAGG ACCAAAGATTGCAACGTGGTGGCATCTAAGCTGATGTTCCTCCTTGACGACTTGCTCTGGGTGCTGACAGACTCTCAGCTGAAAGCCATGATGAAGTATGCAGAGTCCTTGAGTGAAGCCATGGAGAAATCTTCCCAGCAGAGGAAGAGTATGGCACCAGAACCTGTCCTG ACCACACCACCTGCTCCTAGTGCCCACCAGTCCTGGTCCCAGACATTTGGAGGCAGTCTGAATGCAAGCAGCATCAGCCAGTACTTTGAGAAGTATGACATGAAAGAGTCCTCCTACCACCTATTCATCTCCCGTCTGGACCTGCACATCTGTGATGACAGCCACACCCGGGAGTCAG GCTCCTCAAAGCATGGGGTGATGGGAGGTGCAATGCAGCTCACCTTCAGGAGAATGGCTTTTGACTATTATCCCTTCCACTGGACAG GAGACTCCTGCAAGCATTGGGTGAAGTACTGTGAGACCATGGAGACTCGGGGAGAGTGGGCAAAGAAGCTGGTGAATGAATTTCAAAGCAAGATGGAGAAGCACTGTGAAGAAATTAATGCTGGATCCACTAAGACTCCAAGGTCCCCCTTCAAAAAGCAACCAG acaTTTTGTCCAGTCCTCACAAAAGCCCCCCAGAGAAAGGCTGCTTCCAAACACTGGCACCTCCTGCAAGCTTACTGCCGCTACGGCACCCCTCGTGGAACCGTCTCCGATCCAGCTGCATGGTAGTCCGAGTGGATGACCTAGACATTCATCAG GTTTCCACAGCTGGTCAGCAGAGTAAGAAACCTTCCACCTTGCTTTCCTGCAGCAGGAAATCCCTCAACCTTCCAGACCAGGTCTCTGCAATTCATATCGAGTTCACAGAGTATTACTTCCCAGACAATCAGGAATTTCCAG TTCCCTGCCCAAACCTGTACCTGCAGCTGAATGGCCTGATGTTTACTCTGGATGCAGTGAGCGTGCTCTGGGTGAATCTCTTCTTCCTAGATCTCTATCGCAGCCTGGAGCAGTTCAAAGCTATCTACAAGCTGGAGGACTCGGGAAAGCTGGATGAGCATGTTGATGTCCGACTGGATGGCTTTAGGCTGAAG CTTAGTATCCCGGTGGAGAAGAAAGTAACTGATCACCGGGACCGTCCCAACGCCCTCTCCATTCACACCTTGGAGATGACTGCCACCAACTCGCGCTATGACCCTCACTGCAGCTGCTCAGCCCTCCAGAACATCTTTCGCAGATTTGCCAATTCAGAGTTCTTCCACTCCACCTACACCCAGTTCCCAAAGTCTCAGGACAACTTCAGCATCCTCCACACCCTCTTCTTACGCCATGCATATCAGGTGGAAGCCAGAGCCCAGAAATGCACTGGCTTTGCCCATTCAACTTGGAGGACCTCCGCTTCTGAAGACCTGTGGTCTGTTTACTTCACCCAGATCTCCCTGGACTTTGAGGGGGCTGAGAGTTCAAAGGGCAGAGCCCTTAACTTTATTGACCCTTTCCCCCTGTCCATTTGGGCTTGCCTTCCCAAGAGATGGGAGCAAGCTCAGGTGTCCAAGCTGCAGGCCTCTGCTGCCTCAGAGTTGAAAATCAAGCCTTCTGCTAGTTTTAGTAATCATGCCAAATACCAGGACCATACCAGAGAGCCTGGGCTCTGCCAAAGATCAAAGACTGAGCAGGACCTGAAAAGCATTAATAAGGTCCCGGAGGCAAAGGACATCTTGGGAGAATGTGACTGTGATGATGGCAGAGAGGATGCTCAAGAGATGGAAGCCTCTGCGGATATTCACATGCTTGCGTACTCGACCGCTCATGTGAAAATGCGGCTCAACCACTACCAATACCTGGTGCTGCTCAGGATGAAGGAGATTTTGCAGACACTGCAGGTGCAATTGGCCCAAGATACACAGGAATTGACTGGATCTTCGTTAGAACCCGTGACGGCATGTATGGGCATCATGTTCAACAGTGCTGAAATGGCCCTGCTGATGCATCCCATCCCAGGCTCTGGCTCGGAACCCAGGTCCATGGACTCTGATACAACGAGCCTGATAGAATCTGAGCTCTCACCCtcagacagcagggaggggctggctaCTGAAGAGAAGGAGCTTAAATCAGATGCCAGGTCAAAGAAGGAATCGAGCAGCCCCTCAAAAGTCCTGGAAGACAGCGGGATTGAAAACACGGATGTGAGCATGACTGTGTTGCCAGAGAGACTACCTGGATCCTTGAGTGATGGAGCTCTGGGAGCAGCTGACCCAGCAGATCCACAGAGCAAGAGCATGGCGGAGAGGGGCCCAGTTGAGGAAGCACATGAAGCCGTAGAAGCCCTGGATACAGAGAGACTGAGCGAGCCCGGCAGCCACCCTCAAACCACTCTTGCCCTTTCTTCCAGACAGTCCTCAGATGCACTGCCATTAGAGAGTGGAGACGACCTTCTCCAGGAGCAGGCAGAACTCATCCCCTTGAAGAACCTAGAGGTAGAATTATCAAGCGCGCTGCATATGACTAAGGATGCCACTAAGGAAGCCCTGCACGTGACCATGGACCTCACAAAGGAAGCCATGTCTATAACTAAAGATGCTTTCAGCCTGAGCCGGGAGAAGATGGCTTCTACCGTGGAGAAAATGCTCTCTCTACCCCCAACCAA GGAGCCTGTGACTAAAGCTGAAGAGGGGGCAGCAACCCCTGTGGGCGGCAGCAGCCGCCGAATGCATTTCTTCTCCATGAAGAGGACTGCATCCCAGCATTCCTTTGATGCCACCTCCCTAGACGGAAACTGCCCTGAGGACAGGCTGTCTGTGGACAGTGATAGCAGTGATGGCTTCGTGATGCTCATGGACCCTGGTAACTAG